acaatattttattgaattaatgaCATAATTGACCAGTGAATTTTCActtttgcatttacacatttgcTGTATGAAAGACAACAGCGTAAACACATTTAGCCTTAGAAAAAGCATGGGGGGACATGTCCCCTGCATCCCCCACATAGTCTATGTCCATGTTTTTCCAAGCAAACTACATACGTGTTTACGTGCTCCCGACCCCGCCCATATTTTTGTTTGGCTCGCTGTTGCAACTTTCGGCATAGGTAATTGGTCCGTTCTTCAGCATCTGAGTCAACCTTAGACAGGGTTCAGTGAAAAACGCCAGCTGACAGCAAGAAGTGCCAGTCAATGAGCTGTTCAGCCGTGATGCCAATTTATAGGCAAACCTGGAAGtgtaattcgccatgggttccctctgaatttttcctatgggtttttataatggggtttttgaacttatgtgaaaaataaggtctgtggtaaacattacttgacaataCGTTGAAGTTTTGCTCAACAACATTAATTGGACACAGTCCAATGTAATTACATtgtaaaaatatgtaattcaATACGGCTCAAAAATCTATTTGAGGTATCACTGTGTGTAATTAATGTTacagaacaaaacacaaattttcAAGTAATGTCTACCACAGACCTTACTTTACTCATAAGTtaaaaaaccccattataaaaaaacCATAGCAAAATTCCCAGGTAATAGTGaattctcttcttcttcttctttgggtTTTATGGAAATTGGCAAACAAACATTGGAGCATTtctgccacctactgggaaggagTGTGGAGAACTGATGTTGAAGGAAAATAAAGATAGAGATTgagggaaaaaataaaattaaaaataaagaaattctaTTAATCAGATCTGTTGCTTTTAAATAGTCTAACAGAGCCTTAGATACTATTGAAGTATTCCTTAACAAGTTCTGTACTGTTATATCACTTAAACATAAGGACTTAACTACTTCTCAGAGCTGGGCTCTTTCTTTATTATATCCAGTGCACCGTAAAAGCACATGCTCTACCATCTCTGGTAGTCTACATGTGTTACACAAACATTGGTCATGTTTACCAATAATATTTagtgattaatattaatatttcatattaatattttactGATTCAATGCAGCTTGCCCCATCCTAAGACGTGAAATAATAGTATCATCCTTTGATTGCATCAGCCACTCTCTCATGAACTATTACCCTTTGAATTCTATAAAGATGTCTTCCCTTTCACTCCCTGTCCCCCATCTCTTGCCAAATTCCCTTTACAGCCCCTTTAATTAACCCTGCACCTCTATCTATTTCTAGGTGCTTTAAAGCCTTCTTGGACATATCATCCGCTTCTTCATTGCCTTCCACCCCTACATGAGGAGGTGCCCATAAAAAAATCAATTCCTATTCCCTGTTAGTGTAACCTGAATAAAATTAGAATAATTTCCAATAGAATGTCTTGTCTTGATGAAGATTTCCCATTCAATAAACTTATGAGACCAGAAAAAGAATCTGAACAGATCCCcacatttaataaaatgtcttCCACCCACTGAAGAACCAACTGAAATGCTATTGTTTCTTATGTGTAACATATGTTTCTTAACTGATAGATGATTTTATGTCCTTTTGTTAATCTTATGTTTGAATTGGGGAATGACCACTGCTGCAGCTGTATGTCCAGAATCAGGTTCTTTTGAACCATCTGTGTAAAAGTGTAAACAGTGGAAATACCTCTTGGCTAAATATTGCTTCTCTACCTGCTGCTTTGAAATACACCTTTGTTTGTCATTAATATAGTCCAGAAGCTGGAGATCGACTGAAAGCATTGGAAATAGCCAAGGCAGTAAAACATGCACAGCCACTGTTGGACTAATATAAACACCAAGAATTCCCATATGCTGAGCCTCTTCACCTGCAGTCCATCCAAAGCTTTCCAACTGAGAGTACTCAAACTCCCAGCAATTCTCCTGTACTTTCTTTACAGGGTGAATATTTGCATGTCCTTTTACTGATGTCCAACAAACCATTTTTAGTCTCCAAAGGCATTTTTCCCATTTCCACTTGTAATGACACTACTGGTGATGATCTAAATGCACCGCAGCAAATTCTTAATGCCTGGGATTGAATTACGTCAACCATTTTCTTCCGTAATGTTGATGCTGAGCTATATACAGAACAACAATACTTCTGTAATCAATTGTAGATCTAATCTGTGCACTATACACTCTCCTTAGGGAGTGACGTCTTGCACCCCAGTCTGTCCCTGCCAAACACCAAACCACTGATAATTGCTCTAATAACtggtcatacatttttaaattaactttaggattttttttatttcttgaaaaGCATATTACCTGAGAATTAGTTACAGAGAATCTAAATCCCCAACAATTTTCCAACTTCATCTATTGCCTCCTGCATTCTTTTCTccaaatgttttaaatttctTCCTCTCTTCCATAATGTTCCATAATCTGCATATAATGATCTTTCTATCTCTGGCCTAATTCTTGAAAAAATTGcacttataattatattaaaacgaATGGGACTTGAAACACTACCTTGAGTCATTCCATTATCAAATATACTTTTGAGTACGCTCCCACCCTTACTTGTATTGGCCTATCCATTAAAAACTCATAATCCAGTAATACAATCTCCCCTTTATTCCCATTTTATCCAGTTTAATTTATAACCCTTCCTTCCACATCATGTCATAGGCCTTCTCTACATCAAACAACACCCCCATTAGCACTTATTTCTACACTTTTCCTTTTCTAATATCATTCTCAAGACAAAGAACCGAATCCATTGTGCTTCGGCCTTTTCTAAAACCATTCTGGTGTGGATACAAAAGCCTTACTTTCAAGAACATCAGTCAGGTATGACATTACCATCCTTTCCATTAATTTACACAGGGTGGATGTCAAAGCTACAGGTCAGTAGTGCATTGGATTTGAATGATCTTTCCCTGTCTTTGTGAAGTCATCTGAAAGATGTTTAaccatttcataacaaatttcatCCTTCCCAAAAAAAATGGTCAAATCCTGGCACTAAGGCCAGAAGACTACAAATTCTAGAACATATTTTGAAGTTTCAGATATTTTGTCCTTTGGGAAGTGCTTCCGATCTACAATGGCCAAACTTAAGTCTGGACAACAATACTTTTTGGAATGGGCTATTTGCTGAAATGTATCTACCAGGAGTTTAGGCAGTATTGAGAATAGATGTCTCCCTCTGCTGTCTACTTCCCATTGTTGCTGCCATAGTATCCCAATACCTGACACTAGTTTACTTCTTAATTTGGCACTTCCAAATTCCACTCTAATGCCTACTTTCATGTTTTAATGACTCTTTATCAAGTTTTTCTGCTTCTTTGTTGCCATTAATTCCATTATGTGCAGGTACCCATAAAAAACTAATGTAACATTCTGAATAAGTACTCTGGTGCAATCTTAAAAACAGTTCTAAAATAAGATCTAGCCTTGCAGTGGATTGTCATTTCTCAGGTGAAAACTGAAGTAGAGTCAGAGAAAATAACCATCCTTTTTGGTCTAACATCCTCTGCCCATTCTAACCCCCACAAAATGGTTACTGTTTCAGTTGTAAAAACagataaatcataatttagtCTACCACCATATCTTAAACTTAGCTGAGAAATATACATAGCATAACTAGTCCAATTACTATCAGGATCTTTGGATCCATCAATATAAACATGATCAATTGAATTCCATTTAGTAGGTTATAATCATCAGCTAATTCTTTGGGAGATAGATCTACTTTATCATGATGAAGTTCATCAAGTATGAAAAAATCCACATCTACTGTAGGCAGTAGCCATCCTGGGACAAAAGCCCTTCCAGGATTGTTAGCAGGAGCAATATTTTAAATAGTCTCTGTTACTgtagtaacctccattccctgatggagggaatgagatgttgtgtcaatgtagtgacactaggggtcgatcttgagagccccgataACCTTGAAAAGGTCAATAAGAAtttgcgagtggaatttgcatgccacttccccggacataccagtataaaagggagctgaaatggattcattcaggttttgtgctgcaGAGCTGAGACacggtcccggccatttcagtggctacagcattgtggcaagagggacaaaacatcttgttccctccatcaggtaatgaaggttatgacagtaaccaagacgttccccctctgtcactcactcgacaatgtgtcgatttagtgacactaggggtccctatagaaaaacgccacatCAGCAAAACCGTGCTGCtgcgtgcataatagcaggtgcatcagactgaatgtaacctcccccaatctcccaaaagacgtcatgtagttccccacatccctgagggggggaagcaaCGTAACtatcatgggagcaggccgcaccagcatgactttttctctctatgtattctctccacagagtattagattcggctggggccatctgacgctatcatacacatcggggaaggtgttcttttcctttccaattctttcagggggaaaagacccagtggagacaacatcctgcccaaaaggggaggtcaacatgtagCAATACGACACATAGGCtcagcagccgcacatggaagatgCATGGTGGTAGGTCCAACCACGAAAGGGGAGGAACTCTACAAGCACAGTGaccgggggcagagagagctctgcccaagggagacacgggtccgccgacagggagaccgtaccgtggaatatacatcacagggttTAGCGGAGTAATTGGCACCTGTGGAGCATCTATCCCAGTACAGATTCAAACAGATTTTTGAACTTTTGACATTATTTTGGGCATCAATAACATCtaattttcttgtgttttatttgaacatgcctatgatgcccaaaaatgctgcctAGGTAGTAAGGATGGGCACGAGTTCTGAGGTACTCGGACATGGCAGcgatgatcgatcatgaaaacgatgctTGATGGTGATCATACATGATGTGACACTTCACTTAatttgaaattcagtgacaattactTAACTAAACACACacgtcaaagagggagcttatttttataaaatggataAAATGAGTAACATAATCTATTACTTAAATTATTAgaaaattattactattatctCGTAGGCCTTGCGTAACCTCCTGGCacccctcaggaacctgatgatcaggttgtgcttccctaaggacttaccatccactgtgtcgtggtgtgccactaaagcagctacatacacctccaaggtggagggggacagccgtccctccaacctctcttgcagaaaggAAAGAACACCATgctttgggaagaacaccacttattgaacagacgccacttcaaggcatacaggtgccTCATAAAGGGGGCcttggcctgagtgattgtgtccaCCATGGCAGGTGGAAGGCCACTGAGATCTTacgtgtcccgtccaggggccagacatggaggttccagaggtctggtcgcgggtgccagatggtgccccgtccctgaaaaagaatgtccttcctcaggggaattttccagggaggggctgacgcgaagagcgtgaggtccgagaaccaagtctgggtaggccagtagggtgctactaggatgacctgctcctcgtcctccctgaatttgcacagggtctgtgcaagcaggctcactggggggaacgcatacttgcgtagtccaggcggccagttgtgtgccagcgcatctataccgaggggtgcctcggtcagggcataccagagcgggcaatgggaggtttctggggaggcgaacaggtcacCCTGTGCCTGTCcgtatcgactccagatcagctggaccacctgagggtggtcTCCAATCTCCCATGCGGGTGAGCTGCCATGACAGTGTCCACTGTGGTGTTGAGGTCATCCGGGATGTAAGTGGCTCGCAGagacttgaggtgctgctgactccagaggagacggtgggcgagttgtgacatgttaGGGGAGCGTAAACCACCTTGCCGGTTAATATATGCTACCGAGGCTgtgttgtctgttcgaaccagCACGTGCtcgccctggatcaatggccggaacctccacagggcgagcagtattgccacaactcgaggcagttgatgtgccaatgcaagAAAGTCCCTATCACAAAGCTACAAAGCTGCTGCTCTGGGGcttgtttttaatatataaagCAAGCAATATGtacagcattgtttatcattGCATTCTGCTCAAAAGTTAAGTTAAGCAAATGTTTTTGAGAGCTGTAGGCACAGGACGCACTGCAGTGCTAGGTAAAAGTATAAACAAGGCTTAAGGAGAAAAAAGCATGGGGAAAAAATTGCCCTCATTTGTTCTTGCATGTATTGTCACAAATTctttgaatgtgtgaaagtgaatgagtTTTGAGAACGGGGCAGTCTTCCACCCCACAccttgagaaccactggtctaatggacttatgactttttattttattttatatttagtgaTATCCGTTTCATAGAGGTCATGGAGAATGTTTGCTCAAAGATTATAAAGTACAATTTACACAAAGAAAGGGAGGGCAGCAATCGATTTGCAAAGGTGTGCTTCAAGTCTACCCcttctaaaaaaattttttttatgaatgtgcattctcatagacagacagaaagaaagatacGATAGACAGATACAATATATGTCTATCATatctgtggatggatggatggaaggacggacgtatagatggatggacgaatggatggacagatagatggatggacgaatggatggacagatagacggatggacgaatggatggacagatagacggatggacgaatggatggacagatagacggatggacagacagacagacagacagacagacagatagacagatagacagatagatagatagatagatagatagatagatagatgcaaaAACTGCAAGCTTTAGGGAATGTCTGAGACATTTTCGACCTTATATAACTTGGTCAATAAAGGAGTGAAGGTGGTAATGGCATTCCTTATGAACCGTGGATTGAGACCAGTGCAGTGGCTGACCTCAAGAAACAGGTGTGTgtgaaattatatataatataatatttgtaatgtatgtaaaaccaatgggttttatttagaaaatacaagcaaataaatacatttttgtgtaaactagggatgcacaatataCAGTTACGGCGGCCTATATATTATTGGCCAATAACTCGGTGGGAATTATTTCAACATCTATTTAGCTTGCTACATTGTTTTGGAGCTTGTTTTAATCGGGATCATCTGCTGTAAATTACAACATgccatttcccatattctgtttatgttacATGAagcaataaacaaaaatgtgacaaaaacatgTATGTTATGTGGGGTATATCAGTTTAGCTTATTAtgtcatgaaacataaacagaatatagaAAATATCATATCTTTACATACAGCAAAGGGTCGcgattaaaacaagcccaaaagcAACGTAACACAGTGCATAGCTTTTGAAACAATCTTCACAGAGCGACGTGAAATGGGTAAAAACGCTAGTTTGTGAGTAAATCCAATGTGCTTGTTGTATTTTATGAGTTAACAATTTGATTTGTAAGAtgtttttactagggctgtcgatttaacaagttaatttgttaaaaaaaataaggtgttaaaaaatttacgcaattaatccgTGTATGGAAGATTCCTaggaaatgcaagcttgtagtaccacttgtttactccagagggcagtaagtgaaatttcagctgtgtgggcaacacgcagtttatacagtgaagaaaacaaccttcagcagcagaacaacacaaacatgcgttacgttcttgcattcaaaacacttgatggatcgcaaatccaaactaagagatctcaagatgtgttctaagtattaaaatatatttgacttgacacagtaacctaaaaatgttatgtttatgacgcaacataccagagacgctacacaagcatgtctgacaatgtaaattgtctttaaaatggtccataaacaagccctcataataaatcttcaactgattgacaaattcacttgtgaaatggattgctgcgAACTGTATGCCAATAACTGGCTTATGTagaataatatggtagtaaataatgccttgtattctaaagctgctttttgtattgtcttatcaataatTACcttttctgccacaagaatgtaatgcaattttaatttaattatatatatatatatatatatatataaatttttaatatttaaagataactatgtataattatttgatcattatatattgaattattgttatatgaggggctttctcagcaaatatttgtgtatgtgattaaatgcgattaatgtaattaattcgataaaaaatagtaatcgattgacagccctagtttttaccTATTCCCATTATTATTGTGATCACATTTCATAAGTTATACAATAAAACCGTCACAGATGAGCACTGTAATTTATGCAAGTTTATTGAGAGATATGTGGTTTTCCCCATAAGTGTGACGTGATGGTGGAGCAGTATGAAGAAGTGATTGAAGACTGGTATAAAGGCAGCCAGGAGGAAGATCTCACCACTTACCTGTGTGAGAAACATGTGCTAAAAGGAAAAGACACAGGTACCATGAAACTAACACAACagctgtactgtactgtactgtactatattcCCTTGTAAAGGCAAAACACAGAAACTACACATTTGGTCCAAACTGAGTTATGAGCTGAATCGTGTCCCTTAGACTACCATTTTTCCTGTGACAGACAGGTTTGACTCAACTATGCTCCGATTTAGAGAAAACAGAGCGAGACTATTCTGTAATCCACATTTGCTGGACAATCAAGAAAAGtttaagccatttttctcagtttctctGTTGGCGTATTTGCTGCGTTTTGGCTTTGCAGGGCAATATATTATACAGTAGTTATTCCTCTATTCTCATTGGACAAgcggcattccaagagtgctgatattgaGGATAACAGCACTAGGacgctttactgtttgtattACATTTGCAATCAAGCTGttttactgaatatcagcactaGGGATGGGACTCTTTAGGAATTAAATTAATCTGGTTTCAATTCCTCttaggaacagttcacccaaaaataaaaaatattttataatttactcaccctcatgtcatcccagatgtgtatgactttctttcttctgcagaacacaaactaagatttttagaagaatatctcagcaatgcaagtgaatggtgaccataatttgaagctccaaaagcacataaaggcagcataaaataatccagtggttaaatacatgtcttcaaaagtgatccaatcgattttgggtgagaatagtCCAAAATATAACCTTTATTTCACTATAAATactgacatcagcagtctccttggcgatcatgatttcaagcttgattacacttcctagtgccatctacactctgcacatgcatcaagcactaggacgtgtaatcgagcttgaaatcaagatCGCCAAGAAGACAGctgatgtcaagatgtacagtgaaaaaggagtttacattttggtctgttctcactcaaaaccaactggatcgcttcagaagacaaggattaaaccactggagtcttatggattacttctacgcTGCCTTTGTGGTTTTTGGAGCAATAGTTTTCGTCAcgtttcacttgcattggatggacctacagagctgggatattcATCTAAAAAGCTTCccttgtgttttgcagaagaaagaatgtcataacaTCTGGTATGACATTAGGCTGAgtaaatgacatttttgggtgaactattcatttaacgaGTCTGGTTCCTTAACAGTTCCATTTACTATTCtcagtacttttgaggaagaaatatttgaaaataagaaatgcaattcttattgaaTTACTGCCATCAGCAGTCTGTTGCCAAATTAgatttcaaccacagatgaatGATTTGGCATTGTGCTGATGCCTGTGACAATACTACAGCAACCAATGTAGATCTGCCAGAATATGACTACTTTTCATGAGTTTCATCAGTTTTCATTTGATCACTTTGGAATTTGAACAGTGCAGTTAATCAGTTTATTGATTGGAAATTAACTGCAGTGTTAATGTGCATGTGGCAACATTAATATTCGTGCAGTGAATCTGTTTATTTGCAATCCACTGATAGCATGGTGATGATCATCATGGGAAGTCTGATGGGGTAATAATGTATACCCAGATGTTTATGTCTTAGTGAATGCAAACAGAAGGGACAAAAATGGGAGATGTGTCAAAATATTGTATATGTGCATTAGGCTTTGTCGTGTTTAAAGCAAACTCTGACACTCTCTCTACAGCCCATCTAAAAGAGGTATAGTCTGCAAAGAAGGGAGACACGGCGGCCATCGCAGAggacaagaaaaaaaagaagggCAAAAAGAAGAGCAAGAACGGTGAAGACAGTCTGAAAAAGAGAAGAAAGTGAAGAAGAAAAAGTCCAAGATGACTGAGACCAGCAAGCGGAAAACTGAAGAGGCTGTATTCACCTCATACGAGGAGCAGATTCAGAAGAAAGTTCCTCTTAAGCAGGATAAAACTGAACTCTGAAGTGCCTCTTCTTGCAGCAGATTTTTACTTTATGACGTTTAAATTTAGTTTCTGCCAAATTAGTTTGACTTTTTGGTTACTTGTTTTATGCATGCTGGAATCATGCTTTCAGGAAATGAACTGCATTCACATCAAGTCAAAATTACCATAGTACCATACCTTGCCATATAGAGATTAAAGGTTGAACTGTTATTCTGAAATTACTTGTTTCAATAGCAACATTCATTTATGCCAAAAAGTATCTATGTCTGTCTATAAAGACAATGAAATAATTAATCACTACATTAGATGCTGCATAGAAAACTAATTACTTTAATTCACATTTGTATGATCTTGcaaaatatttaaaggtgcacgcaGCATTTTTCACAGCATTAAACAAGGTTTCctgctaaagaaattaattgacaTTATGAATCGTAAGTTTAAAATAATGAGCCCTCGCACGAGCCACTTCCATTTTGGGTTTCTTAAGTTTTAACTAGTTATGGGTCTGACAAAGATGTGAACACTTTTAACAAGAtatttttaattacagtaatgatgTGAAAGCAGTGAAAATCTAGTgatgttgtttatttgttttttaatcaatGAAGTATGCTAAAGTGGTATGCTGTTGGATTGCATTCAGGAAATTCATgattctctttttctttcatctCCCAAGACTTGTCTGAtaaatatatttaggttttacaGGCTCCACGAACTAATGAAAGACTTTGTGTTTAAAGGGGTTTTTATATTTACATCAACAGTTCTCTTGTTTGCTTATTgttagttttatttgttttcagtTCTAAGTTAAAGATCCCTCTTATGTTTCAGATTACGGAAATAGATTCCGGAAATCGTGAGAGGTCCTTCTTGTTTTGGCTGTAACTTTTTATTATTGCCATTCATTGTTGTTATTATTGAGGTGTTAGATATTCAAGAATATTGAGTATTGTACCTTTTTCATAAAGGATCATATTTTTAGAGTAAGATTTTATGTGATGCAACAAATGCTAATTGTGTTTTACGCTTCAACATATCCATAAAATGTGAATTTAatcaaatgtttaatttatttatttatttttctttatagaTTCAGCCATCTCAGCTTGGCATCTTGTAAAGCCAGACTTGACCTATTAATTTCAGTCATGAGGTAATACAGATAATGGGTGAAAAATAAGAAAGCCagttgtgtcatttctttctttttatccaAATAAGGATAAACAATTGTACCATTTTGCCTGATCTGTTCTTTGGGATTGCTCATGCAGTATTTATGTATGTGATGTCAGTTACAGTGAATTTTTGAGTTGAATTATTCTTTAAGACTTTTCTGGACATCATTGCTTACTTTAAACTGTTTATCTGGTATCAAATGTTGCTCTTTTCAAAAGCTGTGTATTTGTAACTGAGAGGTCCTGCAAGTGTTTGTATACAGTTACACAGTGTGTATGAATGTGATTGACCTGAGATTGAACTGTATACAGAATGCAAATATTACAATGTGTGGAAAATATGCTGATTTTGTGTTTCTTGGCATCGGCTCATTACTGGAGCTGCAGATAATCCTTTTGATAAGCATATGATGAAGTGTAAATGACAAATGATGAATAAAAATGGGGAAAGTGAAGCAGCTGTGTTTTATGCACTTcattttaaaaaagacaaatcttttttttttttggcaaatgtcAAGGAAATGAGTGGGGATTTTAAGCAGTTATTTTGTAGACTCTACCACAAGGTGGTGGTAAAACCAAGAAGGAAGAATAGATCAATTCCTGTAAGGAGAATACACTTGAGGGAAAGTCATTAATTTTGATGTGGGAACTGGGAACCATGGAAAGTAAACTGGAATCTAATTAAAAAGACTATATTGATTTATACAAAGACAATTTCTCTTAATTAAATCCACACCATTTATGGTTTTTGCAAAGTATGAACACATCTAGTATGCTTAAAGATGTGTGAGGTTAATCTAATTTCAATGTCCAGTTCTCCAATTTCAGTGAGAGATGAAAAGTAAatcactcaaaccagcccatttggcaccaacaatcaagccacactcctaaatcactgagatcacgattttttcccccattcgGAAAGTtaatgtgaacatgaactgaagctcctgacccgtatctgcatgattgtgtACATtgcagccacacaattggctgattagataatcacatggatgattgttggtgacaggtgggctggtttgagtatttctgtaactgctgatctcctgggattttcatgcacaacagtctctagaatttactcagaacagtgccaaaacaaaaaatatccagtgacggcagttctgtggacagaaaggccttgttgaagagagaggccaacagagaatagctagactggttcgaactgacaaagtctatggtaactcagataaccactctgtacaattgtggtgagaagaatatcatctcagaatgctattctgagatactgGTTGGCGCTGATTTGGCGGCACATgggggaccttcacaatattaatCAATATTGGTTTTaatgtggctgatctgtgtattttaattaaatgaaagaatCATTATCCATATTGTTATCATTGTTACTGTTAGCATTTGCAAAGCTGCTAACAACACAGCATTAACTGAAAATTTGGTTCTCAAGTATGAGGGTCATTATCAAAAAATATGGtgacaaacatgtcccttgacCTTTTAGTCATGAAAAAGATTTCAGAGTCAATAATCCCCATTTAAAAGGCATCGAACTAAAACCTAACCTTAAATAATATGAAATGGTTTGACTCTATATTGTTTTACATATATTGTTTTACACATCTTATGtagtgttctacagaagaaggatatagtcatacaggtttggaacataatttcttgaataaattatgaagaactttcatttttgttgcCATAGTGTCTAAAAGTTTAAAagcagtttaaagtttaaaaacagCTGCAGAGTGCTGACATTTCCGTTTTTTGCCACATAGAATATTCATTCACATTTGTCAGATATTATTAAATCctatgtttgttgtgtgtgttagagagtgtctgtgt
This DNA window, taken from Xyrauchen texanus isolate HMW12.3.18 chromosome 5, RBS_HiC_50CHRs, whole genome shotgun sequence, encodes the following:
- the cnpy3 gene encoding LOW QUALITY PROTEIN: protein canopy homolog 3 (The sequence of the model RefSeq protein was modified relative to this genomic sequence to represent the inferred CDS: inserted 2 bases in 2 codons; substituted 1 base at 1 genomic stop codon) — protein: MRVSCHDSVHCGVEVIRDFSDIRFIEVMENVCSKIIKYNLHKEREGSNRFAKGMSETFSTLYNLVNKGVKVVMXIPYEPWIETSAVADLKKQCDVMVEQYEEVIEDWYKGSQEEDLTTYLCEKHVLKGKDTAHLKEVXSAKKGDTAAIAEDKKKKKGKKKSKNGEXQSEKEKKVKKKKSKMTETSKRKTEEAVFTSYEEQIQKKVPLKQDKTEL